A window of Mucilaginibacter paludis DSM 18603 contains these coding sequences:
- a CDS encoding nuclear transport factor 2 family protein, producing the protein MSKLIIQKFITAANSYDTQTVLDLFATDAVIDDVSVGENFEGLAGIKKYITTFFFGYHTKTELLSLEHTETGKILAKVDFTGDFGHETGGLEFRFNEAGLITIINAFLD; encoded by the coding sequence ATGAGCAAACTTATTATCCAAAAATTCATAACAGCCGCCAACAGTTATGACACGCAAACCGTGCTTGACCTTTTTGCCACAGATGCCGTGATTGACGACGTATCTGTCGGAGAAAATTTTGAAGGCCTTGCCGGTATCAAAAAATACATCACAACGTTCTTCTTTGGCTATCATACCAAGACTGAACTACTGTCATTGGAACATACGGAGACAGGCAAGATTTTAGCGAAAGTGGATTTTACTGGAGACTTCGGCCACGAGACCGGCGGACTGGAATTTCGCTTCAACGAAGCGGGACTGATCACAATTATTAATGCTTTTTTAGATTAA
- a CDS encoding cellulose binding domain-containing protein, translating into MKKSLPLAAMIACFCSLKAAAQSPNLPTKATLSQTILSSSTFTNASQTDTVVKNRLVPGEYTLEVIGKVNSATGRGLDIDARNSKGMGVRLSLDMSSLKSTSSLSAVTALSASQAGTDQTIRIAVKKDSAHIYHNGAYIKSQPLSTINDMVGGVESPGSQSAVAGPNVMPGWAGTTGNYAGKPSDYGWALTGTTSTSVFSVANSTAGSRYADANATSNTHTYDGTTYNGRVLYMRWDAPDLTNAVYSYPVTLEANTTYNFSMLHAYVSNATGAKTITAGIGKTTALTDRYASYVFNTNGTKDLKREDFTFTSQEAGTYYLTFTGPWGLFSIAELSINKNTASSLIPNWAGIAPNNAGSPGNYSWAYTGTTVTTLFNTANGGSGVRYIDVNASSGANVHTYNGNTYTGRVLYIRWDGSTTSGTVYSYPVMLEANTTYNFSMLHAYLSNATGGKTMTVGIGKTTALTGRYASHVFSTSGTRVLNREAFGFTSQEAGLYYLTFTGDWALFSIAELQLTKIDIAPRFIFGKNYPNGAVDMSVTSVTYDDGAYAPAGIVSGPKQDVIVTGTTASYLPAFNTNFIVPGKTDMHLTGEASPLVNSSVQLNSDDSWLFFDNIKPSIVIANWLGFVSINGVSALNNPSVRVSIYKNGTVVIPNGNITSTQALQVYTGTNLSGATTSYQITAYHDSLKTFDNAIRSFKLKRGYMATFATNRDGSGYSRVFIADDADLIINTMPQGLDATASFIRVFKWDWVSKKGKAGWSPAKVGATWYYDWNIGGSESTDYNYSIIRQNGGWPSWTDIQNKQNVNHVLGFNEPDQTNQSNLTVDQAVQQWPEIMKSGLRVGSPAPANPESSWITNFLAKTDSMNLRVDFVAIHCYWGGQTPQQWYSRLKNIYNRVKRPLWITEWNNGANWTGESWPADVAQAQQKQLSDIKGILTVLDTASFVERYAEYDWVEDKRALVLADTLTPAGKYYYANKSALAYNASTAAVHNWQLAAPIIYSSINSDNFYRLTLKWLDLNGELGSKYILERMIVGVDTNFTTVREFTSYPFGSKLAYVDSVYAKVRYRIKAFNLAGTQTVYSPVLALTREATAAPPSALSGTVVSARIVNLNWTASAGARAYSLKRSASADGPFTTVYANTTNLTYRDTTLSPGTTYYYVVNAVNSAGESANSTVLQLKTNDLITPTAVINPHIASGDKKITLTWDLLYDASYEISRSAAPGGPYTVIASNVTALRYEDTNTSNGTTYYYKIVAFNGAGRSPETVVLSGTPVLSHHLHIGFNENAGTFTADDWGGYNGTVVNAATWTAGKDGPDGALNLASATSSYLQLTKGVVSTLTDFTIAAWVKLPATLATNTRLFDFGTGTSNFMILIPKSGTNVRYKITCATGTNDRSMPYVLPLDQWVHIAITQQGTTFKFYVNGVQQYTDNNATIKPADLGLTTNNYLGKSQYSTDPYSGHTYDDFRIYNRGLSNTEIAALLYNDQTITFAAIVPQQLGDADLDPMATASSGLPVNYSSSDTTVATIVNNKVHMVSGGTTIISATQPGNNLFNAAPVIQQVLTVNKLSQAITFNSFPVKNANDINFATGASASSSLPLTYTSSDSTVAVVVNDTVRITGAGTAAITALQNGDARYLPAAPVTQNLIVNKLTQVLTFNPLPAKRLGDADVLMTATINTGLPLTYTSSNSNVAVFTNGQLHVTGVGNTTITVSQAGNGTYEPATATQIFTVMPVNLQVQYIDGDNKQAGNNVIRPYIRIVNQDSVAVAYNELTMRYWFTAENYSGINTWVDYAQLGNSNVSMAYIPLPEPRNGATGYIEYRILSAGSLAANSNTGPIQSRLANQDWSNLNEADDYSYQNNTGNYTANPHITLYRNGALIWGTEPTTATPVTALSVSYQNQNQTSGGNTISTYLSINNTGNVTVDYGDVTVRYWFMEDGSQSMNYWIDYAVKGTNNISGKIVTLNTPLTGADHYFETAVKATAGKLYPLSNSGNIQYRIAKADWSGFNEANDYSYAAKDVMKENNRITAYYKGVLFYGTEPAALSVNSLATMATAQTAKSTSSTDTDKPISDKLIIYPNPVIDTRFSVKLTKELLNQQINIKIRNTFGKVMQANTFKADGDALQVSLSGSYAPGVYFVQLNTLTPIGVWIGH; encoded by the coding sequence ATGAAAAAAAGTTTACCATTGGCAGCAATGATAGCCTGTTTCTGTAGTTTGAAGGCAGCAGCGCAATCGCCCAATTTGCCCACCAAGGCTACATTAAGCCAGACCATCCTTTCTTCCAGCACATTTACCAATGCCAGTCAGACAGACACGGTGGTAAAAAACCGCCTGGTTCCTGGTGAATATACGCTCGAAGTTATCGGAAAAGTTAATTCGGCTACCGGGCGCGGATTGGATATTGACGCCCGCAATTCAAAAGGCATGGGCGTCCGCCTGTCGCTGGATATGTCCAGCTTAAAATCAACGTCATCACTAAGTGCTGTTACCGCCCTCTCAGCATCCCAGGCCGGAACAGATCAAACCATCCGTATCGCGGTAAAAAAAGACTCTGCGCATATTTACCATAATGGAGCGTACATCAAGTCGCAGCCGCTTTCCACCATTAATGATATGGTTGGCGGAGTGGAAAGTCCGGGGAGCCAAAGTGCAGTAGCGGGCCCTAACGTTATGCCGGGCTGGGCGGGCACCACCGGAAACTATGCAGGCAAACCAAGCGATTATGGCTGGGCCCTTACCGGAACAACGTCAACCTCGGTGTTCAGCGTCGCTAATTCAACAGCCGGTTCCCGTTATGCGGATGCGAATGCCACATCTAATACCCACACTTACGACGGCACAACTTATAATGGGCGGGTACTTTATATGAGATGGGACGCTCCCGATCTCACTAATGCTGTTTATAGCTATCCGGTAACACTGGAGGCAAATACCACTTATAATTTCTCTATGCTCCATGCCTATGTTTCAAATGCTACAGGGGCAAAAACAATAACGGCAGGTATTGGTAAAACCACAGCGCTTACCGACAGGTATGCTTCTTATGTATTCAACACCAACGGCACCAAGGATTTGAAGCGTGAAGATTTTACTTTTACTTCTCAGGAGGCGGGTACTTATTACCTTACATTTACCGGGCCATGGGGTTTATTCTCCATTGCCGAACTGTCAATAAATAAAAATACTGCATCCTCGCTCATCCCAAACTGGGCGGGCATTGCACCAAATAATGCGGGTTCACCAGGCAACTATAGCTGGGCATATACCGGAACAACCGTAACAACTTTGTTTAACACGGCGAATGGGGGCTCGGGCGTACGTTACATAGATGTAAATGCATCTTCGGGTGCTAATGTACACACCTATAACGGCAACACCTATACGGGGCGCGTATTGTACATCAGATGGGATGGAAGCACTACTTCGGGTACCGTTTACAGTTATCCTGTGATGCTGGAAGCCAATACCACCTATAATTTCTCCATGCTTCATGCTTATCTTTCCAATGCTACCGGCGGGAAAACAATGACGGTAGGTATTGGCAAGACTACCGCTTTGACCGGGAGATATGCGTCTCATGTATTTTCTACCAGCGGCACAAGGGTATTGAACCGGGAGGCGTTTGGTTTTACATCTCAGGAAGCAGGACTTTACTACCTTACTTTTACAGGAGACTGGGCACTTTTTTCGATTGCCGAATTACAGCTGACTAAGATAGATATTGCGCCGCGTTTTATTTTCGGGAAAAATTACCCCAACGGCGCGGTTGATATGTCTGTCACTTCTGTTACTTATGACGATGGTGCCTATGCACCTGCAGGGATAGTTTCGGGGCCGAAACAAGATGTTATCGTAACCGGAACCACGGCAAGTTATCTGCCAGCTTTCAATACTAACTTTATTGTGCCCGGAAAAACAGATATGCATCTCACCGGAGAGGCTTCCCCCCTCGTCAACTCCTCAGTGCAGTTGAATTCGGACGATTCGTGGCTCTTTTTTGATAATATCAAACCATCCATTGTGATTGCCAACTGGCTCGGTTTCGTCAGCATCAACGGTGTCTCCGCCCTCAATAATCCCAGCGTCAGGGTATCTATCTATAAAAACGGCACAGTGGTGATCCCTAACGGTAACATCACCTCTACCCAGGCGTTGCAGGTGTATACAGGCACCAACCTGAGCGGCGCAACAACGTCATATCAGATCACTGCCTATCATGATAGTTTGAAAACATTCGATAACGCGATCAGGTCTTTCAAACTCAAGCGTGGCTATATGGCAACCTTCGCCACTAATCGGGATGGCTCGGGATATAGCCGGGTATTTATTGCTGATGATGCAGATCTGATAATCAATACCATGCCGCAGGGCCTCGATGCTACAGCCTCATTTATCCGCGTATTCAAGTGGGATTGGGTTAGCAAAAAAGGGAAAGCGGGATGGTCGCCGGCCAAGGTTGGGGCCACATGGTATTATGATTGGAACATTGGAGGATCAGAAAGTACAGATTATAATTATTCAATTATAAGGCAAAACGGAGGATGGCCGTCCTGGACTGATATTCAGAACAAACAAAATGTTAACCATGTACTCGGGTTTAATGAACCCGATCAAACCAATCAGTCAAACCTAACGGTGGATCAGGCCGTACAGCAATGGCCCGAGATCATGAAATCCGGCTTACGTGTTGGTTCACCTGCCCCGGCCAATCCCGAAAGCAGCTGGATTACCAACTTTTTGGCGAAAACCGATTCCATGAATCTTCGTGTTGATTTTGTTGCGATACACTGCTATTGGGGAGGGCAAACTCCCCAGCAATGGTATTCACGGTTAAAAAATATTTACAACAGGGTAAAAAGGCCTCTCTGGATCACAGAATGGAATAACGGGGCAAACTGGACAGGAGAGAGCTGGCCTGCCGATGTTGCACAGGCGCAGCAGAAGCAGTTGAGCGATATAAAAGGTATTTTAACTGTTTTGGACACCGCATCGTTTGTGGAACGGTATGCTGAATACGACTGGGTTGAGGATAAAAGAGCCCTGGTATTGGCCGACACGCTTACACCCGCAGGTAAATATTATTATGCCAATAAATCTGCACTGGCTTACAATGCAAGTACTGCGGCCGTTCATAACTGGCAACTGGCAGCTCCTATAATTTACAGTTCTATTAATTCGGATAACTTTTACAGGCTTACGCTCAAGTGGTTAGACCTGAATGGCGAATTAGGTTCCAAATATATATTGGAGCGAATGATTGTTGGTGTAGATACCAATTTTACAACAGTCCGTGAATTTACAAGTTACCCCTTTGGGAGTAAACTGGCGTATGTAGACAGTGTTTATGCTAAGGTACGTTACCGCATCAAAGCTTTTAATTTGGCAGGGACACAAACGGTTTACTCTCCGGTTTTGGCTTTAACGAGAGAAGCAACTGCTGCTCCCCCAAGCGCGTTGAGCGGAACGGTAGTGTCCGCCAGGATAGTCAATCTCAACTGGACAGCAAGTGCAGGTGCCCGGGCGTACAGTCTGAAACGTTCAGCAAGCGCCGACGGCCCTTTTACAACGGTTTATGCAAATACCACTAATCTAACCTACCGGGATACAACCCTTTCTCCGGGTACTACTTATTACTATGTGGTCAACGCAGTAAATTCAGCCGGAGAGAGTGCTAATTCAACCGTATTGCAATTGAAAACGAACGACTTGATCACCCCAACCGCAGTGATTAATCCGCACATTGCTTCGGGCGACAAAAAGATTACGCTCACCTGGGATCTGCTATACGATGCCAGCTACGAAATCAGCCGTTCAGCAGCGCCTGGTGGCCCATATACTGTTATTGCAAGCAATGTTACCGCGCTAAGATATGAGGACACCAACACCAGCAACGGAACAACCTATTATTATAAAATAGTGGCTTTTAACGGCGCTGGCCGTAGCCCCGAAACAGTGGTACTTTCGGGAACACCTGTATTGAGCCATCACCTGCACATTGGCTTCAATGAAAATGCGGGTACCTTTACCGCAGACGATTGGGGCGGCTATAACGGAACCGTTGTAAACGCCGCTACCTGGACCGCGGGAAAAGACGGGCCGGACGGAGCATTAAACCTGGCAAGTGCAACAAGTTCATACCTACAACTAACTAAGGGCGTGGTGAGTACGTTGACTGATTTCACAATTGCGGCCTGGGTTAAACTCCCGGCAACGCTGGCAACCAATACACGTCTTTTTGATTTCGGGACCGGGACATCCAACTTCATGATCTTGATCCCCAAGTCGGGAACTAATGTGAGGTACAAGATTACATGCGCCACCGGAACCAATGACAGATCGATGCCTTACGTATTGCCACTTGACCAATGGGTACACATTGCGATTACTCAACAAGGAACAACTTTTAAATTTTACGTTAATGGGGTGCAGCAGTATACCGACAACAATGCCACAATAAAGCCGGCCGATCTGGGGCTAACCACTAATAATTATTTGGGTAAATCACAGTATTCAACCGATCCCTACAGCGGCCATACCTATGATGACTTCCGGATCTATAACCGGGGCTTGAGCAATACCGAGATCGCCGCCCTGCTTTATAACGATCAAACAATTACTTTCGCCGCTATCGTGCCTCAACAGTTGGGAGATGCAGATCTTGACCCGATGGCGACTGCTTCTTCGGGGCTTCCGGTAAACTATAGCAGTTCGGATACTACCGTGGCAACAATAGTTAATAACAAAGTGCACATGGTATCGGGCGGTACAACTATCATTTCGGCTACGCAACCGGGCAACAATTTATTTAACGCCGCTCCCGTGATACAACAAGTGTTAACGGTAAACAAGCTCAGCCAGGCCATCACCTTTAATTCATTTCCGGTGAAAAATGCGAATGACATTAATTTTGCCACCGGGGCATCGGCGAGCTCCTCGTTGCCGTTAACATATACGAGCTCAGATTCTACTGTAGCCGTTGTTGTTAATGATACGGTTCGTATCACAGGCGCGGGTACCGCGGCAATTACGGCTTTACAAAATGGAGATGCAAGGTATTTACCGGCCGCCCCGGTAACACAAAACCTGATTGTTAACAAACTAACTCAAGTGCTTACGTTTAATCCGTTGCCAGCTAAAAGACTGGGAGATGCGGATGTTTTAATGACGGCGACCATAAATACAGGTTTGCCCTTAACTTATACCAGCAGCAATAGTAATGTTGCCGTGTTTACCAATGGCCAGCTTCATGTCACAGGCGTGGGTAATACCACAATAACGGTTAGTCAGGCTGGCAATGGCACTTATGAGCCTGCAACCGCAACCCAGATTTTTACGGTGATGCCGGTTAATCTTCAAGTTCAATATATTGACGGTGATAACAAACAAGCGGGCAACAACGTGATCCGCCCATATATCAGGATTGTTAATCAGGATTCTGTTGCGGTAGCTTATAACGAACTCACCATGAGGTATTGGTTTACTGCTGAAAATTATTCGGGCATCAATACCTGGGTAGACTATGCCCAATTGGGTAACAGCAACGTATCGATGGCTTACATTCCGTTACCGGAGCCACGGAATGGTGCTACGGGCTACATCGAATACCGCATTTTATCTGCGGGAAGCCTGGCTGCCAATAGCAATACCGGGCCAATACAGTCCAGACTGGCTAATCAGGATTGGTCTAACCTGAACGAGGCGGATGATTACTCTTACCAAAACAATACGGGCAACTACACCGCTAACCCGCATATTACACTTTACAGGAACGGTGCTCTGATTTGGGGCACAGAGCCTACCACGGCTACCCCGGTTACCGCACTGAGCGTTTCTTATCAGAATCAGAATCAAACTTCAGGCGGAAATACGATCAGTACTTATCTTTCAATCAATAATACCGGCAATGTTACGGTTGACTATGGCGATGTTACGGTTAGATACTGGTTTATGGAAGACGGTTCGCAAAGTATGAACTACTGGATAGATTATGCCGTTAAGGGCACTAACAACATCAGCGGAAAAATAGTAACTTTAAATACGCCTTTAACAGGTGCAGACCACTATTTTGAAACAGCGGTTAAGGCCACAGCTGGCAAGCTCTACCCGTTGAGTAATTCGGGAAATATCCAATACCGTATCGCCAAGGCCGACTGGTCGGGCTTTAACGAAGCGAATGATTATTCTTATGCTGCTAAAGATGTGATGAAGGAAAACAACCGGATCACGGCTTATTACAAGGGTGTATTGTTCTATGGTACCGAGCCCGCTGCACTATCTGTCAATTCATTGGCAACTATGGCAACAGCGCAAACGGCAAAATCAACATCGTCAACAGATACTGATAAGCCCATTTCAGACAAATTAATCATTTATCCTAACCCTGTGATTGATACCCGCTTTTCAGTAAAACTAACCAAGGAGCTTTTAAATCAGCAGATTAACATAAAAATAAGAAATACCTTCGGAAAGGTAATGCAGGCAAATACGTTTAAAGCAGATGGCGATGCGCTACAGGTATCCCTGTCGGGAAGCTATGCACCGGGAGTATACTTTGTTCAACTCAATACATTAACCCCTATAGGAGTGTGGATCGGGCATTGA
- a CDS encoding SDR family oxidoreductase produces the protein MKTILITGASTGLGKATAKLFQAKGWKVIATMRSPENETELNQLSNVFLLPLDVTNADQVRITVKNALKIGDIDVVFNNAGFGLVGPTESHSEEQIRALFDTNFFGTLSVIRAFIPYFRERNKGLFINTTSLCGLVSNPQSAIYNASKWALQGLAESLSYDLAQFNIGIKNVAPGGIKTDFTKAMQVTEDKAYDATMAKMMEGFQDGTLMEFTEAEQIAEVVYTAATDNKDQLTYPAGNDAVRLYAKRLKEGPEAYRNNLTKYLNLQSPYESQ, from the coding sequence ATGAAAACTATTTTGATCACCGGTGCATCAACCGGATTAGGTAAAGCAACCGCTAAATTATTTCAGGCTAAAGGCTGGAAAGTGATAGCTACCATGCGCTCACCCGAAAACGAAACGGAATTAAACCAACTGTCAAACGTGTTTTTGCTGCCGCTGGATGTTACTAATGCCGATCAAGTGCGAATCACAGTAAAAAACGCATTGAAAATCGGTGATATTGATGTTGTATTTAATAACGCTGGTTTTGGTTTAGTCGGGCCAACAGAATCGCATAGCGAAGAACAAATTAGGGCGCTGTTCGATACTAACTTCTTTGGTACACTGTCGGTGATCAGGGCTTTTATCCCTTATTTCCGTGAACGTAACAAAGGCTTGTTTATCAATACTACTTCACTTTGTGGTTTGGTATCCAACCCGCAATCAGCAATCTATAATGCTTCGAAATGGGCTTTGCAGGGCTTAGCCGAAAGCCTGTCGTATGATTTAGCACAATTCAATATTGGCATCAAAAACGTAGCGCCGGGCGGCATTAAAACTGATTTCACCAAAGCGATGCAGGTAACGGAAGATAAAGCTTATGATGCTACCATGGCTAAAATGATGGAAGGTTTTCAGGATGGCACACTGATGGAATTTACCGAAGCGGAACAGATTGCTGAAGTAGTTTATACCGCTGCGACCGACAACAAAGATCAATTAACTTATCCGGCCGGTAATGACGCGGTACGTTTGTATGCCAAGCGTTTAAAAGAAGGACCGGAAGCTTACCGGAACAATCTAACAAAATACCTTAACTTGCAGAGTCCTTATGAAAGCCAGTAA
- a CDS encoding MazG-like protein, whose translation MNDSKISEMIERSKKIRKQYHELEITHHGSEWTVEEDTLAFLTDAGLVGRLTMSQQGRWPKSNAGPELEHKLGECIWWLTILADRMDLNISDALETFLSKTEKLLEK comes from the coding sequence ATGAACGATAGCAAAATCAGTGAAATGATCGAAAGATCAAAAAAAATAAGAAAACAATACCATGAACTGGAAATAACCCACCACGGCAGTGAGTGGACGGTTGAGGAAGACACCCTGGCCTTTTTAACCGACGCCGGTTTAGTCGGCCGCCTGACCATGTCGCAGCAGGGCCGCTGGCCAAAGAGCAATGCCGGGCCTGAACTGGAACACAAATTGGGCGAATGTATTTGGTGGCTAACAATCCTTGCTGATCGCATGGACTTGAACATCTCCGATGCGCTGGAAACGTTCCTGTCCAAAACGGAAAAGCTACTGGAAAAATAA
- a CDS encoding helix-turn-helix domain-containing protein, whose protein sequence is MKASKQPIFFNSISELHRALGLPRPLHPLISLVDYSNITVNTAELEKGMLFNFYKISYKKNFSGKIKYGQSHYDFDEGGLSFISPNQVITALEGEADYGGYTLLIHPDFIRTYPLGKSIKNYGFFSYAVTEALYLSDKEKQVITGLFKNIEIELDSAIDQISQDVLVSQVELLLNYSKRYYNRQFITRKIVSSELLARFESVLADYFDTGKAVNGLPAVEELATALNVSAHYLSDMLRTLTGQNTQQHLHAKLIEKSKELLSASELSVAEIAYQLGFEHPQSFNRLFKSKTKQSPLDFRQSLN, encoded by the coding sequence ATGAAAGCCAGTAAACAACCCATCTTCTTTAATTCGATCTCAGAACTGCACCGGGCATTAGGTTTGCCCAGGCCTTTGCACCCACTGATCAGTCTGGTGGATTATAGTAATATTACGGTGAATACCGCCGAACTGGAAAAGGGGATGCTGTTCAACTTTTATAAGATCTCCTATAAAAAGAACTTTAGCGGTAAGATCAAATACGGGCAGAGCCATTATGATTTTGACGAGGGCGGCTTATCGTTTATCTCGCCCAACCAGGTGATCACGGCTTTGGAAGGTGAAGCGGATTACGGCGGCTATACTTTATTAATTCACCCGGATTTTATAAGGACCTACCCTTTGGGAAAAAGCATCAAGAACTATGGTTTCTTTTCTTACGCCGTAACTGAGGCCCTGTACTTGTCGGATAAAGAAAAGCAAGTGATCACTGGGCTATTTAAAAATATCGAGATTGAATTGGATTCGGCGATCGATCAGATCAGTCAGGATGTATTGGTATCGCAAGTAGAACTGTTACTGAACTACAGTAAACGCTATTATAACCGGCAGTTCATCACTCGCAAAATAGTCAGCAGCGAATTACTGGCACGCTTTGAAAGCGTACTGGCTGACTATTTTGATACGGGTAAAGCTGTCAACGGGCTTCCGGCCGTAGAGGAATTAGCCACCGCTTTAAATGTATCAGCGCATTACCTGAGCGATATGCTTCGCACACTGACGGGACAAAATACGCAACAGCACCTTCATGCTAAACTGATCGAAAAGTCTAAAGAATTGTTAAGCGCGAGCGAACTCTCCGTTGCAGAAATTGCCTATCAATTGGGTTTTGAGCATCCACAATCCTTTAACCGGCTTTTTAAAAGCAAAACCAAACAGTCACCACTTGATTTCAGGCAGTCATTAAACTAA